The following is a genomic window from Malus sylvestris chromosome 7, drMalSylv7.2, whole genome shotgun sequence.
CAACACCTTCCTTGCTTCTCACATATAAAGTTGCTTCACTTGAGCTTTTGTGAAATCCACAGTGAATTAAATATGTGTCAATTTCACTGTACCAGGCCCTTGGTGCCTGTTTTAGACCATAGAGAGCCTTTCTCAGTCTATAAACCTTGTCTTCTGCCCCTTTAATCACAAAACCATCAGGTTGATCAACATATACCTCCTCCTCAAGAACACCATTCAGGAAGGCTGATTTAACATCTAATTGCCACAGTTTCCAACCTTTCTGTGCAGCTAGTGCAATGAGTGTTCTAATAGTATCTAACCTTGCCACTGGAGCAAAGgtttcattaaaatcaatcCCTGGTTTCTGTGTGTAACCTTTGGCTACAAGCCTTGCCTTGTGTTTTTGAATGGAGCCATCAAGATTCAACTTTGTTTTGTATATCCACTTCACACCCACAACAGGTTTACAACTAGGTCTGTCAACTAATTCCCATGTGGAATTCTTTTCAATCATCAATATTTCTTCTGTCATAGCCTTTTTCCAAGCCTCATCTTTGACTGCCTCACTGAAATCTTCAGGTTCAATGATGCTCATGTTGCATTGAGCATATACTTCACTCAGACTCTTCCATTTCTGTGGGGTATGGTCATAACTTCCAGAGATTGGAATTGGAGAACCAAGTGAATCAGATTCTTGAGATGCTTGCAGATCTCCAGTTGATTGTGATCTCAGAGGAGACTGCATTGACTGAGATGAATCACTTGAATCTGGATCAAATTCAGATATCCTTGAGCTTCTTTCATCATTCCAAGGACAAGGAATTTGAACCGATTCATTAGTTTCCCAGTCCCATATTACTTTCTCATCGAAGATTACACTTCTTGATAGTTCAACCTTTTGAGTTCTCAAGTTGAAGATTCTATATCCTTTTTCACAGTTTCCATATCCAACAAATACTCCATTTTCACCAGTTTGCTCCAGTTTGTGTCTTTTCTGTGAAGGAATGTGAATATAACACATGGAACCAAATATCTTCAAATGTTTGACACCTGGCTTCCTCCCACTAAATGCCTCAAATGGAGTAATGTTGTTCAGAGCACTTGTTGGACATCGATTTTGCAGATACACAGCTGTGTTGACAGCTTCAGCCCAAAACTTCAAAGGAATCTTCTTTTCAATCATCATAGTTCTTGCCATTTCAATTATTGTCCTATTCTTTCTCtctgcaacaccattttgttgcggAGAGTAGGCAACAGTCAATTGCCTTTCTAATCCCATATCTTCACAGAACCTTGAAAACTCTAGAGATGTATATTCTCCACCCCTATCACTTCTGAGTTTCTTGATTTGATAACCACTCTGCAGCTCAACCATGGATTTAAACCTTTTGAAAATGTTGAAGACTTGAGACTTGTGTTGCAAGAAAAATATCCAACACATCCTAGTGTGATCATCAATAAATGTGAGAAAGAATTTGTTGCCTCCTAGAGTAGTTATCTGCATTGGGCCGCATATATCAGAATGAATAAGTTCTAGAGGCTGTGATGCCCTCCAAACTTTTCCCTTGTCAAATGATTCCCTGTGACCCTTCCCTGTAGCACATCCAGAGCAAACATGCTCAGAAACTTGTAGTCTAGGTAGACCCTGCACCATTTCCTTCTCTTGCAGAAGCAtcaaactaatgtagtttagatGTCCATATCTTCTATGCCACAACTGAGCTGATTCTTCAACAGTTGCTCTATTAACCATATGAGGATTAACATATTCCAAACTTAATGGAAATCATCTGTTTCTTTTCATGGGAACACTTGCAATTAGATCTTCCATCTGCCTATCTCCATAAATATCAACCATGTAATCACCAAACACAAGCCAATATCCATGTTCTACCATCTGCCCTACACTCAATAAGTTTTCATCCAAACCAGGTACAATCATAACTTCTTTAATATACCTAGTCACACCTTTCATCTCAATCACCAATGTGCCTTTGCCTATTGACTGCACTAAATCTCCAGTGCCCATTTTAACTTTACATCTCACATTCTTATCAACATCAATCAGCAAGGATTCATGAGAGGTCATATGATTGCTACATGCACTATCTACATACCATATATTCATACTTCTTCCAATAGTAGCAGAATGGCAGGCATAAAACATGGTTGCAGATTCTGTTACCTGATTCGCATAGTTTACAAGTTTTCCAGACTTGTTTGATTGATCACAATCCTTGATGAAATGACCGAACCGATTGCATCCATGACATTTCGGCTTCCCTTTAAACCAGCACTCACCATAGTGCAGTTTATCACAATGCTTGCATTTTCCCTTAGACTGATCAGATTTTCCTCCTTGATCATATTTGCCACCTCGATTAGCAAGATTCTGAGGTTTAGGATCCCATTTCTTTCCTTTTGATTTCCAATCCTTCTTTGGTTTAGAATTACCAAACGAGAGATTTGGTTGTGTTCCTTTCGAATTCAGATTCAGAGTACTGAAAGCTCTTTCAATGGTGCTTTCAGCATGCCTATCAAGACGTTGTGCAAACCCTCTCAAAGCTGCAATCACCTCTTGTACCTCTATAGTTTCAATATCCTTAGTTTGTTCAATTACATAACAGACAGGATCAAACTCCTTCGTTAAGCTTATGAGTAATTTCTGAACTAATCGTTCTCTGGGTAAATCTTCCCCATAACCCTTCATCTGATTTACCAACTCGAGAAGACGAGTGAGATATCCAGATAGAGTTTCATCATCCCTCATCCTTGTGTACTCGAAGTCACGGCGTAGACCCTGCAACTTGATGGATCTCACTTGCTTATCACCGTGAAATTCCTGATGTAGGATATCCCAAGCACCCTTTGAGGTCTCTTCGTTTGAGATTCTGGGAAAGATATCATCCGAGACAGCTCCTTGGATTATACCCAGTGCCTTAGCATCCTTCATTAGCTTGTCGCTCAGAGAAACTCTCTCCGACTCCGATGAACCTTCATCTCTAATCTTCTTATCCTTCGATTCTGAAATTTCAAACCCCTTTTCAACTAAATCCCAGATTCCATGTGATTTGAAAATAGTTCTCATTCGGATCTTCCAGAATTCATAGTTGTCACCATTGAATATTGGAGCCCGAAGATCACTACCACCAGATCCAGCCATTTGAGACTTGAATCGACAAACTGAGTCGGAAAGTTCACGTTGGATTTCCGAGCACAGCACTCACAGATCTTACGCCCCGATTCCAGATAGAACCTGAGCTCTAGATACCATGTTAAGTTTTCCTAGTAATCTGATATATATGTATTGGATTTTAGAGGAAGTTGAAAAGACAGAGAGAATGAGAGACAAAGTTCTTTTCACAACTGCAACCCTGCAACTACACAGAGAGCACCTTTTATTCATATTCATTCCTTCCTTTTACATCAGTCATCACAACCGTTCAATTACATGAGCCAATGTGATTTTGACACATGGCAGAACAAAGCATATGAGCATTTGACAAGAGACATGATCTAAGATCATAAACTTGGCATATGAGCACAAGTTATCACAACATAACACAGCAACTCAATAGAACAAAgataaaatagataagtaaatcttTTACTAACATGAAATTAGTAATCAATTTACTTTTCAACAGATGATGCATATCTTATATCATTGAATCGCTTCCTCCCTGCCAATTTATTAGGCAGCACGCAAaatgcatatatatcacatatcaTCATGCATTAAAGCTTTGAAAACAAGGGATGTAGTGAACATCCTAAGCTACAGAAATATTTTTCTCTGATCtgcaaggttttttatttatttattaaaggaGTCAATTAGTAACATGCATAGCCATTGCTTCTTTTGCTAAGGCTTTTTTGGTGATCATATCGAAGAAGCTTATCTAGAAAATCAATAGCTTCTGGAGAAATAAGATTCACTTTGAAAAATCTTATAAGaggatttcttttgttttttttttctttctagtgtttaaatgtatatatttttttaatttgatttatttatctATTAATTTTTACTTGGCTAGATAGCCAAAATGgttcttgagatttgcataactcatcactttggttcctaacatttcaaatcgataaaagtgatccttgagattgtccatcatccatcattttggtcattcggtTAAAAACTCTATTAAGTGTCCAgaactcttggccggaagtttgggctattttcaaagcttcgtaactcaatcgtttcttaaccaaattcgacccataatatatcaaaatgaagataggaaagtgtagaataagattatacctatttggaagcccaatggctgccagagatagccggaaaatagcctcaaatctGACTGGTctgagggaaaactggaaaactcgccggaaactgggtaaacttaacacgttcataacttcttcaatactcaacgaaatcatgtgattcaaaaacgaaaatcatacttctcgatgagatgaagagaatggtacctttttctgCAAGTTTTACTATTTCTTCCCAAAACCATCAAATCAATTTAACTCAACTTTGTGCTTCTCCATCGAAGTTCTTGCTATCACTCTGATGTGCTGAACAAAACCCAGTTTGTCGAATCTTTGAACTCCCTCCACCAATTGATCAAGACACCATTTTTCCACAATCCACACCCATAAATTGAGCTAATTAGAACAACCCACTTCCCAgttcttccctttttttcttttttctactaACAATATACTGCAATCATTCTGCTGAACATAACCCAATTTGTCAAATCTTTGATCTTACCCCACCAATTGATCAAGCCACCATTTTTTCCACAACCCACTTcacaattcttcaactttttccttttttctgaaCTAATTTTCTTGACAATGAAGCTTCAATGGAATCCAATACCAATACCAATACTTTTACACCTTTTTCTCCTTCAAATTACCCTTTCCACAACTTTCTCTCCAAGCCCTGTGAACTATACGGACACAACTCGCCTATGCACCTCCTTTTTGGCCTTTAAGCCGGAACCCAATGAGACTCTGCCAGTGATTCAGAACTTATTTTCAAAAATCAATTGCAGTGTTTCAGGAGTCAAGAGCAGAGGGGCTGAACCAGCACTCCAGGATTGTTTGTTCagcgaggggagtggcggccaccactcctcgccctcacatGGCTTCACCACTACGTGGTTGCGACTCTGGGGGGCTTAAGGGGTttattgctttttgttttctttgagaTATATCAAAGTTAATTAACACTATTAGATTGGAGTTAGGTGAAGGACAAGTGTCACTAAGTTAAACGGGCTACAGAGAGGCCATAAATAAAATGAGTATATTATTATAGCTAATTTATTGTGAGGATTAGTTCACTCTCCACtcatttagtgtagataatatcatttgttaaaaaaaaattgggtcaGAAGATTTGAAGTTGAGAAAGAGAAGTTGAATTTAATTACAGTTGACATTGGCTAGGAGCTCATTGACTTGATTGTTGTCATATTTAATGCCATATGGGTTCACTCAATTTGTTCTTTCGACCTGTTAGGATTAAATATAGTATATAAAGATGTAgcttttattaaattattattattgagGGGAGGGAGAGGTCCGAAACTATTAAAAGAATGGAGAAATTAGGATCAAATCGTTCTTTttactactccattgattaaaatcctattcattttcaatttttaatcaaggtctttgggtattaataacatcattaattgtttgaataataaaatattttttaaatatattcctttagtgtgaaaaattagtatatttatatttatggctaaattttttatcatatatttttatttttagtttgtacctattttta
Proteins encoded in this region:
- the LOC126628870 gene encoding uncharacterized protein LOC126628870 produces the protein MAGSGGSDLRAPIFNGDNYEFWKIRMRTIFKSHGIWDLVEKGFEISESKDKKIRDEGSSESERVSLSDKLMKDAKALGIIQGAVSDDIFPRISNEETSKGAWDILHQEFHGDKQVRSIKLQGLRRDFEYTRMRDDETLSGYLTRLLELVNQMKGYGEDLPRERLVQKLLISLTKEFDPVCYVIEQTKDIETIEVQEVIAALRGFAQRLDRHAESTIERAFSTLNLNSKGTQPNLSFGNSKPKKDWKSKGKKWDPKPQNLANRGGKYDQGGKSDQSKGKCKHCDKLHYGECWFKGKPKCHGCNRFGHFIKDCDQSNKSGKLVNYANQVTESATMFYACHSATIGRSMNIWYVDSACSNHMTSHESLLIDVDKNVRCKVKMGTGDLVQSIGKGTLVIEMKGVTRYIKEVMIVPGLDENLLSVGQMVEHGYWLVFGDYMVDIYGDRQMEDLIASVPMKRNR